The DNA segment ATCATTCTTCTAGAAGATGTAATTGCTCCTGTTCAAGCATCAAGCCAATCAATTCGTTTTGCGTAGAAATGCCTTTGTCTTTCATATACCAGGTTTGCAAATCGGCTTTTGCGGCTTCGTCAATACATCCGTTTTTTTCTTTATAGCTCCTTATTAAATCGCTGACTCCTTTAGGCATTGGCCCCCAACTGCCGTAAACATCCCCTGATTCTTTATCAACAACAATGACTTTTGGAATTTTTCTAACATCATCCGTAAGAAACAAATCCATCAAATCTTCGTTTTCTTCAGGCAACACAATTTTGAGGTCGATTTTGCCAGATTCGTGCGCCATTTTATTTAAAACGGGTAATATCTGCGAGCTATCGGCACACCAACCTTCGGCCAAGACTAACCAAATATATTTTTTTTTCAAGGACTTCAACTTCGCTATATTCTCCTCCGAAATAGTGATTGTTTTGTCCAACATATCCATTCGGGCATCATTCAAACCAGAAATGCGGGTATGGCTCTCGGATTGCTCATTTCCTGTTGATTTTCCTTCCAGTAATAAATCAGAAATTAGTTTTCTGAATTC comes from the Flavobacterium limnophilum genome and includes:
- a CDS encoding thioredoxin family protein; protein product: MKTAVAKSLFKSHDYHEFRKLISDLLLEGKSTGNEQSESHTRISGLNDARMDMLDKTITISEENIAKLKSLKKKYIWLVLAEGWCADSSQILPVLNKMAHESGKIDLKIVLPEENEDLMDLFLTDDVRKIPKVIVVDKESGDVYGSWGPMPKGVSDLIRSYKEKNGCIDEAAKADLQTWYMKDKGISTQNELIGLMLEQEQLHLLEE